In one Streptomyces sp. NBC_01288 genomic region, the following are encoded:
- a CDS encoding AfsR/SARP family transcriptional regulator, with the protein MALDGYEFGLLGPLSGRHGGRVLDLGSPLQRAVLVRLLLGEGRQCGLDHLIDALWEEPPGNAVRSVQTYVYRIRLALGEERSRLETTQGGYRLGIPEQAVDALRFERLVRDGEELRAARHIAPALRAFDAALALWSGEPLSGVPGPYARRHRGRFVDLRLNAQVAQLSCAGELGDHARVATELISLIADHPLREDLYALRMRALYRAGRTAEALAVYASARETLVAELGMDPGPELREVQTRILSGTEPDVIEPLPEEQLVGAAPSFGATAPTGPTAPTASTDATASAAPEAEPSATARIEEAPARVRPQQLPPAPGDFVGRERLLERLRLALRPSGEAVALAVLSGIGGVGKTALALRVAHGIRGDYPDGQLYVDLRGDGGQPADPADVLVDFLLALGVPAAGIPATPTARAGAYRTLTADRRILVLLDNASDTAQVTPLLPGTPGNAALITTRHRSLVPPGATRFEVPVPDQREAVAMLGRFTGDAEIAAAPELALELVHACGQLPLALRIIGARTAARPGRGLGAQLQRLRAEERRLDELRAGDLSVEATFQVGYRALAPDRARAMRLCALLDAADFPVAVAAVLLDRPEHETEEQLEHLVEAGLLEPHSADRYRFHDLVRAFAARRADREDPVADREAALVRLTMFLHATLLQAMSATERAGSLSIHLFSVPLPGLRFADAEAAHTWLLAEHALLVSVFARVLRDIPDASTIVVAALSVIASSGLFAGPAHQRELEHITDQAVATAERCDDPALKAQIRHVRAWLAFIRGDLTAAETDLREAIRRLRDGADPLTLFMAARLLSVVLVDRGRISEAFTYFAESETVAGAEDDPNSPAYFLQEVARLFTALSSDRAEVNIAAARHVYEVSDRLRREAAKR; encoded by the coding sequence ATGGCGTTGGACGGGTACGAATTCGGGCTGCTGGGGCCATTGAGCGGTCGGCACGGCGGGCGGGTGCTGGATCTCGGCAGCCCGTTGCAGCGTGCGGTTCTGGTCCGGCTGCTGCTCGGCGAAGGCCGCCAGTGCGGCCTCGACCACCTCATCGACGCCCTGTGGGAAGAGCCGCCCGGCAACGCGGTGCGCTCGGTGCAGACGTACGTCTACCGCATCCGCCTCGCACTGGGCGAGGAGCGATCGCGACTCGAAACCACTCAGGGCGGATACCGACTCGGCATTCCGGAACAGGCCGTTGACGCCCTGCGCTTCGAGCGGCTGGTCCGCGACGGCGAGGAACTGCGCGCCGCACGGCACATCGCCCCCGCCCTGCGCGCGTTCGACGCCGCGCTCGCGCTGTGGTCGGGGGAGCCGCTGTCCGGCGTACCCGGCCCCTACGCCCGCCGACATCGCGGACGCTTCGTCGACCTACGGCTCAACGCCCAGGTGGCGCAGCTGAGTTGCGCCGGCGAACTGGGCGACCACGCGCGCGTCGCGACCGAACTGATCTCCCTGATCGCCGACCATCCGCTCCGTGAGGACCTGTACGCGCTGCGCATGCGCGCGCTGTACCGCGCCGGGCGGACGGCGGAGGCCCTGGCGGTCTACGCCTCGGCCCGCGAGACCCTGGTGGCCGAACTGGGCATGGATCCGGGGCCGGAGCTGCGTGAGGTGCAGACCCGTATCCTCAGCGGCACCGAGCCCGACGTCATCGAACCGCTTCCCGAGGAGCAACTCGTCGGCGCAGCGCCGTCGTTCGGTGCCACTGCCCCCACCGGTCCTACGGCCCCTACGGCATCGACCGATGCCACAGCCTCCGCCGCCCCCGAAGCGGAGCCGTCGGCGACCGCGCGGATCGAGGAGGCCCCGGCCCGCGTCCGCCCGCAGCAACTCCCCCCGGCACCCGGCGACTTCGTCGGTCGGGAGCGGTTGCTGGAGAGGCTCAGGCTCGCCTTGCGGCCCAGCGGGGAAGCCGTCGCGCTGGCGGTGCTCAGCGGGATCGGCGGCGTGGGGAAGACCGCCCTCGCGTTGCGCGTCGCCCACGGCATCCGCGGCGACTATCCGGACGGGCAGCTCTATGTGGACCTCCGGGGCGACGGCGGCCAACCCGCCGACCCCGCGGACGTGTTGGTCGACTTCCTCCTCGCACTCGGCGTGCCCGCCGCCGGGATCCCCGCGACGCCCACCGCGCGTGCCGGCGCCTATCGCACCCTGACCGCCGACCGTCGGATCCTGGTGCTGCTGGACAACGCGTCCGACACCGCCCAGGTGACCCCGCTGCTTCCCGGCACACCGGGCAACGCCGCGCTGATCACGACCCGGCACCGGTCGCTCGTACCGCCGGGCGCGACGCGTTTCGAGGTACCGGTGCCCGATCAGCGGGAGGCGGTGGCCATGCTGGGCCGGTTCACCGGCGATGCCGAGATCGCCGCCGCACCGGAACTCGCGCTGGAACTGGTGCACGCCTGCGGGCAGTTGCCGTTGGCGCTGCGCATCATCGGTGCCCGTACGGCGGCTCGTCCCGGACGCGGGCTCGGCGCGCAGCTGCAACGCCTGCGCGCCGAGGAACGCCGGCTCGACGAGCTGCGGGCCGGAGACCTGTCGGTGGAGGCCACCTTCCAGGTCGGCTACCGGGCACTCGCCCCCGACCGGGCCCGGGCGATGCGCCTGTGCGCGCTGCTCGACGCCGCCGACTTCCCGGTCGCCGTCGCGGCGGTCCTGCTCGACCGGCCGGAACACGAGACCGAGGAGCAACTGGAGCACCTGGTGGAGGCCGGGCTGCTCGAACCGCATTCGGCCGACCGCTACCGATTCCACGATCTGGTACGGGCGTTCGCCGCCCGGCGCGCCGATCGCGAGGACCCCGTCGCTGACCGCGAGGCGGCGCTGGTGCGGCTGACGATGTTCCTCCACGCCACCCTGCTCCAGGCCATGAGCGCGACCGAGCGGGCCGGTTCGCTCAGCATCCATCTCTTCTCGGTGCCGCTGCCCGGGCTGCGGTTCGCCGACGCAGAGGCGGCGCACACCTGGCTGCTGGCCGAACACGCGCTGCTGGTCTCGGTGTTCGCCCGGGTGCTGCGCGACATCCCCGACGCCTCGACGATCGTCGTCGCCGCGCTGTCGGTGATCGCGTCGAGCGGGCTCTTCGCCGGGCCCGCGCATCAGCGGGAGTTGGAGCACATCACGGACCAGGCGGTCGCGACGGCCGAACGGTGCGACGACCCGGCGCTGAAGGCGCAGATCCGGCACGTTCGGGCCTGGCTCGCCTTCATCCGCGGTGATCTCACAGCGGCGGAGACCGATCTGCGCGAGGCGATCCGACGGCTGCGCGACGGCGCCGACCCGCTGACGTTGT